A DNA window from candidate division WOR-3 bacterium contains the following coding sequences:
- a CDS encoding DUF4159 domain-containing protein has product MIFLILISLVNPPIVRVKYSGGDWYNDPDIILNLAKEINNRTKIKLPEEEIVLSLDDPEIYSYPFLFLTGHGKINLSKKELENLRKYLWNGGFIYVDDDYGMDEFFREEIRKAFPEHNLVQLPQDHEIYNIFYKLPEGLPKIHEHYKGAPLGYGLFLDGRLALFYTYNSNISDGWASPYVYKDPPELREKAFKMGINIYIYAMTH; this is encoded by the coding sequence ATGATTTTTCTAATTCTTATTTCTCTTGTTAATCCTCCGATTGTGAGAGTTAAATATTCGGGTGGAGATTGGTATAACGATCCAGACATTATCCTAAATCTTGCAAAAGAAATAAATAATAGAACCAAGATTAAACTTCCGGAGGAAGAAATTGTGCTTTCATTAGATGATCCTGAAATATATTCATATCCATTTCTCTTTTTAACAGGACATGGGAAGATAAATCTTTCTAAGAAAGAACTGGAAAATCTTAGAAAATATTTATGGAATGGGGGTTTCATTTACGTGGATGATGACTATGGAATGGATGAGTTTTTTCGAGAGGAGATAAGAAAAGCTTTTCCAGAGCATAATTTAGTCCAACTTCCTCAGGATCACGAAATTTACAATATTTTCTATAAATTGCCAGAAGGCTTACCGAAGATCCATGAGCATTATAAAGGAGCTCCCTTAGGCTATGGATTATTTTTGGATGGGAGGCTTGCTTTATTTTATACATATAACAGTAATATTTCGGATGGTTGGGCTTCCCCTTATGTTTATAAAGATCCACCTGAACTCAGAGAAAAAGCTTTTAAAATGGGTATAAATATATATATTTATGCAATGACTCATTAA
- the xerD gene encoding site-specific tyrosine recombinase XerD — MGTPLIHCEGIDKDSIEEFVHYLQVERGLSKNTVESYKGDVIFFMEFAKKPIKDINKEDIQAYIEYLEKGKKSTTTIARKLSSLRMFFLFWVGEGLIETTPMNEVKSPKLERRLPKFLSIDEVESLIESAKSGGKYSLRDQAILELLYGCGLRVSELLNLRKEDLFLKEDFIRVRGKGGKERIVPLGNKAKEALIRYINEERPTLDQKNSSFLFLTKRGDKISRMGLWKIFNRYLLKSGIKKDVTPHTLRHSFATHLLERGASLRTVQILLGHSDISTTQIYTHVDRNYLRDILSSYHPRG; from the coding sequence ATGGGAACTCCTCTCATACATTGTGAAGGAATAGATAAAGATTCCATAGAGGAATTCGTTCATTATCTACAGGTTGAAAGAGGATTATCAAAAAACACTGTAGAGAGTTATAAGGGAGATGTTATTTTTTTTATGGAATTTGCTAAGAAACCAATTAAGGATATAAATAAAGAGGATATTCAAGCTTATATTGAATACTTAGAGAAAGGGAAAAAGTCAACCACTACTATTGCAAGAAAACTTTCTTCTTTAAGGATGTTTTTTCTCTTTTGGGTTGGAGAAGGGTTAATTGAGACAACTCCAATGAATGAAGTTAAATCTCCTAAGTTAGAAAGGAGATTACCTAAGTTTTTATCAATTGATGAAGTAGAATCTTTAATAGAAAGCGCAAAAAGCGGTGGAAAATATTCCTTAAGAGATCAGGCAATTTTAGAATTGCTTTATGGATGTGGTTTACGAGTTTCCGAACTTCTCAATTTGAGGAAAGAAGATTTATTTTTAAAAGAGGATTTTATAAGAGTTAGAGGAAAAGGTGGTAAAGAGAGAATAGTCCCTCTTGGGAATAAAGCGAAGGAAGCTCTGATTAGATATATAAATGAAGAAAGACCAACTCTAGACCAAAAGAATTCCTCGTTTCTTTTTCTAACTAAAAGAGGTGACAAAATTTCAAGAATGGGGCTATGGAAGATATTTAATCGCTATCTTTTGAAAAGTGGGATAAAAAAAGATGTAACTCCGCACACTCTTCGACATTCCTTTGCGACTCATCTACTTGAAAGAGGTGCGAGTTTGAGAACAGTTCAGATTCTCTTAGGACATTCAGATATATCTACAACCCAAATATATACTCATGTTGATAGAAATTATCTAAGAGATATTCTCTCTTCCTATCACCCAAGAGGATAA
- a CDS encoding HEAT repeat domain-containing protein, translated as MVLLLVIFFIPQKEINNALEILNLEKEAFDFPRLDWAEVSFVLPIVKELMESPLNGEKYVRRIKKALNGSKNNLIKTISEDLGFSFKDISLPIDSLPDLVSIINEAGRLYQEAFKSLNRRERLILLSILPRRWENEDSPEDDWLKVVLLNKYNISFDTAGINEDTVIKIVEKVDFEKLIRVGILIIQIAEEVPKLLRKIEDGVLPLKFESKFGVIFVGTRGKDEYKGASFVIDPGGDDNYINCGGGIGLLDSSLALNFIVDVEGNDVYLGEDIISIGSGFGGVGFIFDFGGNDKYYGTHFSIGCGYLGFGFIEDFEGDDFYKGGIFSLGAANFGIGILLDHSGNDFYSTDCFGEGFGSTLGFGILADFCGSDVYYAGGKYFNTPLNPNSFLSMAQGFGLGRRPDFGGGIGFLYDKSGNDFYNGDVYAQGVSYWCSAGFLLDEEGEDKYLSTEYSKGTGIHLSYGFLADIGGNDVYFSSKGPGLGEGHDLSCGILIDSSGNDWYMVSGGVGLGLHNSIGIFADLSGEDVYNITEELGIGDANYSRGFSGIGIFVDLMGKDFYPEGRGSDDTYWINGDYGVGIDKNSEEREEIPQRKVPDFSRMSIKEIFKIASEWEVGNNKDRVKEARKALLKREKESIKYIFEDKLNTKDALELRAIIKFLKELKDSLLVENYLREYISVNEEEARRNVYLLIGELNLKNLGDSLISALSREEEKLIRTIVYSLGKIKEKRAVNKLISYLSLKDERLLVVSITALGEIRDTAAIRPLLPLINSPSLIVKSAAINSLVQFDTLIIPYIKENLRGDFPPEFLIVVSKAIEKYSDSFYKDEVKKLLFEYVKNSDWKKREFSVRGLSLLGGEDVKTLFLEILPNEKSYIIKGIIERFLKKVK; from the coding sequence ATGGTTTTATTATTAGTTATTTTTTTTATTCCTCAGAAAGAGATAAACAATGCTTTGGAGATTCTAAATTTAGAAAAAGAGGCTTTTGATTTTCCAAGATTGGATTGGGCAGAAGTTTCTTTTGTTTTACCTATAGTGAAAGAATTGATGGAATCCCCTTTAAATGGGGAAAAATATGTTCGTAGAATAAAAAAAGCTTTAAACGGTTCAAAAAATAATCTTATAAAAACCATTTCCGAAGACTTAGGATTTTCTTTTAAAGATATCTCATTACCCATTGATTCTTTACCTGATTTAGTTTCTATAATAAATGAGGCAGGTAGACTTTACCAGGAAGCTTTTAAAAGTCTTAATAGAAGAGAAAGATTGATATTACTTTCTATTTTGCCTCGTAGATGGGAAAATGAAGATTCCCCAGAGGATGATTGGCTTAAGGTAGTTTTACTTAATAAATATAATATTTCTTTTGACACAGCTGGAATAAATGAGGATACGGTTATTAAGATTGTTGAGAAAGTAGATTTTGAAAAGTTAATTCGGGTAGGGATTTTGATAATTCAGATTGCAGAAGAAGTTCCAAAACTACTTAGAAAAATAGAAGATGGAGTTCTACCTCTTAAATTTGAATCTAAATTTGGTGTAATTTTTGTTGGAACAAGAGGAAAAGATGAGTATAAAGGAGCATCATTTGTTATTGATCCGGGAGGAGATGATAATTATATTAATTGTGGAGGTGGTATTGGTCTTTTAGATTCAAGTTTAGCCTTGAATTTTATTGTTGACGTTGAAGGGAATGATGTGTATCTAGGAGAAGATATAATATCTATTGGTTCAGGGTTTGGTGGTGTGGGATTTATTTTTGATTTTGGTGGTAATGATAAATATTATGGAACTCATTTCTCTATTGGCTGTGGTTATCTTGGTTTTGGTTTTATTGAAGATTTTGAAGGGGATGATTTTTATAAAGGAGGGATTTTTTCCCTTGGAGCTGCTAATTTTGGAATTGGGATACTTTTAGACCATTCTGGAAACGATTTTTATTCTACGGATTGTTTTGGGGAAGGTTTTGGAAGCACCCTTGGCTTTGGAATTTTGGCAGATTTTTGTGGTTCAGATGTTTATTATGCGGGAGGAAAGTATTTTAATACCCCTCTTAATCCTAATTCATTTCTTTCTATGGCGCAAGGATTTGGATTGGGAAGACGACCAGATTTTGGAGGAGGGATTGGTTTCCTTTATGACAAAAGTGGAAATGATTTTTATAATGGAGATGTATACGCCCAGGGAGTAAGTTATTGGTGTTCTGCAGGTTTTCTTTTAGATGAGGAAGGTGAAGATAAATACCTTTCTACCGAATACTCTAAAGGTACGGGAATTCATCTTTCCTATGGATTTCTTGCTGATATTGGAGGAAATGATGTCTATTTTTCAAGTAAAGGTCCTGGATTAGGAGAAGGACATGATCTTTCTTGTGGTATTCTTATAGATTCTTCGGGAAATGATTGGTATATGGTTTCTGGTGGGGTAGGGCTTGGGCTTCACAACTCTATTGGTATATTTGCAGACCTTTCTGGGGAAGATGTTTATAATATTACTGAAGAACTTGGAATAGGAGATGCAAATTACTCTCGGGGTTTCTCTGGAATTGGTATTTTTGTAGATTTAATGGGTAAAGATTTTTATCCTGAGGGAAGAGGGAGTGATGACACTTACTGGATTAATGGAGATTATGGTGTTGGAATTGATAAAAATAGTGAAGAAAGAGAAGAAATTCCTCAAAGAAAGGTTCCAGATTTTTCTCGTATGTCTATAAAAGAAATTTTTAAAATTGCTTCAGAGTGGGAGGTTGGGAATAACAAAGATAGAGTGAAAGAAGCAAGAAAGGCTCTTTTAAAAAGAGAAAAAGAATCCATTAAGTATATTTTTGAGGATAAACTTAATACAAAAGATGCTCTTGAGTTGAGGGCTATAATAAAATTTTTAAAGGAATTGAAGGATTCTTTATTGGTTGAGAATTATTTAAGGGAATATATTTCGGTAAACGAGGAAGAAGCAAGAAGGAATGTTTATTTATTAATTGGAGAATTAAATTTGAAAAATCTTGGAGATTCTCTTATTTCAGCTCTTTCCAGGGAAGAAGAAAAGCTTATAAGAACAATTGTTTATTCTCTTGGTAAAATAAAAGAGAAAAGAGCTGTTAATAAATTAATTTCTTACCTTTCTTTAAAAGATGAACGTCTTTTAGTCGTTTCTATAACAGCTTTAGGGGAGATAAGAGATACAGCTGCAATTAGGCCTTTACTCCCTCTTATTAATTCTCCCTCTCTTATAGTGAAATCAGCTGCTATAAATTCATTGGTTCAATTTGATACTCTTATTATTCCTTATATAAAAGAAAATTTAAGAGGAGATTTTCCTCCTGAGTTTTTGATTGTGGTTTCAAAAGCAATAGAGAAATATAGTGATAGTTTTTATAAAGACGAAGTAAAAAAGCTACTTTTTGAATATGTAAAAAATTCGGATTGGAAAAAAAGGGAATTTTCTGTTAGAGGGCTTTCACTTCTTGGAGGAGAGGATGTAAAAACTTTATTTTTAGAAATTCTTCCAAATGAGAAAAGTTATATTATTAAGGGTATCATAGAGAGGTTTCTAAAGAAGGTAAAATAG
- a CDS encoding HAD hydrolase-like protein: MIREAQKKLLEFQPKNEFFVGIDSDGCVFDTMGIKQRECFCPWMIGYFGLQPVAQAARECKEFADLFSKTRGANRHVTLKRILSELLPSHPMVKLRNFEVPRFPYYFKWVDDPNSLLSNEGLKMAIEKSENEEEKRELKLVLEWSEKVNWAIKEIVKGIPPFPWVRESLERLSKNADIIVVSSTPGEALEREWKEHKIDKYASIIAGQELGKKKDHLQLTAGGKYKEDHILMIGDAPGDLKAAQANNALFYPIIPGKEEISWERFYKEAIDLFLNEKYKGNYQDKLLEEFDKCLPENPPWVS, encoded by the coding sequence ATGATTAGAGAGGCTCAAAAGAAATTATTAGAATTTCAACCTAAAAATGAGTTTTTTGTAGGAATAGATTCTGATGGATGCGTTTTTGATACGATGGGGATTAAACAAAGAGAGTGTTTTTGCCCTTGGATGATTGGTTATTTTGGTCTTCAACCTGTGGCTCAGGCTGCAAGAGAATGTAAGGAATTTGCGGATCTTTTTTCTAAGACAAGGGGGGCCAATCGTCACGTAACCTTGAAAAGGATTTTAAGTGAGCTTTTACCTTCTCACCCGATGGTTAAGTTACGTAATTTTGAAGTTCCTCGATTTCCTTATTATTTTAAATGGGTGGATGATCCAAATAGTCTCCTTAGTAATGAAGGTCTTAAAATGGCTATTGAAAAATCTGAGAATGAAGAAGAAAAAAGAGAACTGAAACTTGTTTTAGAATGGAGTGAGAAGGTAAATTGGGCTATAAAGGAAATCGTGAAGGGAATCCCTCCCTTTCCCTGGGTGAGGGAAAGTCTTGAGAGACTTTCTAAAAATGCAGATATAATAGTAGTTTCATCTACTCCAGGGGAGGCTTTAGAAAGGGAATGGAAGGAACACAAAATTGATAAATATGCAAGCATTATTGCGGGACAAGAATTAGGAAAGAAAAAAGACCATCTTCAGCTTACAGCAGGAGGAAAATACAAAGAGGATCATATTTTAATGATAGGAGACGCTCCCGGAGACCTTAAGGCAGCCCAGGCGAATAATGCTCTATTTTATCCCATAATTCCTGGGAAAGAGGAAATTTCCTGGGAAAGGTTTTATAAAGAGGCTATAGACCTTTTTCTAAATGAGAAATATAAAGGTAATTATCAAGATAAACTTTTGGAAGAGTTTGATAAGTGTTTACCAGAGAATCCACCTTGGGTTAGTTAG
- a CDS encoding diphosphate--fructose-6-phosphate 1-phosphotransferase: protein MNKPKNVVVAQSGGPTPVINNTLRGVIETCKKFPEKFGKIYGGFHGIEGVLKEELLDISAQDKKEIDLLKTTPAAGSIGTCRYKLKKSQEEDFERIVEVFKAHDIGYFFYIGGNDSMDTANKVGLLAKERGLDLIVTGIPKTIDNDVGDSEFKLIDHTPGYGSVARYWAFYIQNANEENKGSCPSDPVLVIQAMGRKIGFIPASARLADPERELPLQIYLVESGLNLSELADNVNDELKRSGRVIVVISEGFPVGDLGEKKDLFGHIEYSSSETTVAQIVTNFLNKVGLKAHGAARMQIPGTDQRNAIVYASEVDLEEAYKVGEEAVNIAASGDSGYMATILRKDTSSYEVYYSKVPLEKVANSERTFPSSWIAPNRIDVTDDFINYARPLIEGNWVRVPLEDGLMRFARFKPIFAEKKLKEYVPMAYR from the coding sequence GTGAATAAACCTAAGAATGTTGTTGTAGCACAATCAGGTGGTCCAACACCTGTTATAAATAACACCCTTAGAGGGGTTATAGAAACTTGCAAGAAATTTCCAGAGAAATTTGGGAAAATTTATGGTGGCTTTCATGGAATTGAAGGGGTTCTGAAAGAAGAATTATTAGATATAAGTGCTCAAGATAAAAAGGAGATTGATCTTCTTAAAACTACCCCTGCTGCGGGTTCTATAGGGACTTGTCGCTATAAGCTGAAAAAAAGCCAAGAAGAGGACTTTGAACGCATTGTGGAAGTTTTTAAAGCCCATGATATTGGTTACTTTTTTTATATAGGTGGAAATGATTCTATGGATACTGCTAATAAAGTGGGACTCCTTGCAAAAGAGAGGGGTCTTGATCTTATCGTTACAGGGATTCCTAAAACAATTGATAATGATGTTGGAGACTCTGAATTTAAATTAATAGACCACACTCCTGGTTATGGAAGTGTAGCGAGATATTGGGCTTTTTATATTCAAAATGCCAATGAAGAGAATAAAGGTTCTTGTCCAAGTGATCCAGTTCTTGTTATCCAAGCCATGGGGAGGAAGATTGGATTTATTCCAGCTTCTGCTCGTCTTGCGGATCCTGAAAGAGAATTACCTCTTCAGATTTATTTAGTAGAAAGCGGATTAAATCTTTCAGAACTTGCAGATAATGTGAATGATGAACTAAAGAGAAGTGGGAGAGTGATAGTAGTTATAAGTGAGGGTTTCCCTGTTGGAGATCTTGGAGAGAAGAAAGATCTTTTTGGACATATTGAGTATTCTTCAAGTGAAACCACAGTTGCTCAGATAGTAACAAATTTCCTTAATAAGGTTGGGCTTAAAGCTCATGGAGCTGCGAGAATGCAAATTCCAGGAACCGATCAGAGAAATGCCATTGTTTATGCTTCAGAAGTTGACTTGGAAGAAGCTTATAAAGTAGGAGAGGAAGCTGTGAATATTGCGGCTTCTGGAGATTCTGGTTATATGGCAACAATTTTAAGAAAAGATACTTCTTCTTATGAAGTTTATTATAGCAAAGTGCCTCTTGAGAAAGTTGCTAATTCCGAGAGAACTTTCCCATCTTCCTGGATTGCTCCAAATAGGATTGATGTAACAGATGACTTTATTAATTATGCAAGACCTTTAATAGAAGGAAATTGGGTTCGTGTTCCACTTGAAGATGGTTTAATGAGATTTGCAAGGTTTAAACCAATCTTTGCGGAGAAGAAATTAAAAGAATATGTTCCTATGGCTTATAGATAA
- a CDS encoding lactate racemase domain-containing protein, with the protein MVIGKGLEKGHLLEEEVLEFSSKVLQDIEFSRKKILVIIPDHTRTAPLPLFFKVIYDLIGNKVKKLDYLIALGTHPPLSEDRILKLIGITKEEKEKKYSTINFFNHKWNDPSSLVRIGTISKEKIEEITEGLIREGVDVEINKMVLDYDILVIVGPTFPHEVVGFSGGNKYFFPGISGPRILNFFHWLGALITNMKINGIKDTPVRKVIDLASSFIKIPKVCFSLVVKDGKLSGLFIGTPEEAWDKAVELSKKLHIIYKDKPFKEVLGVAPKMYEDLWTAGKVMYKLENVVEDGGELIIYAPHITEVSYTHGKILDKVGYHVRDYFLAQEEKFSWVPGGIKAHSTHVKGIGTYKDGIEKPRINVILATGIPKERCELINLGYRDPKEIDLSSWENKENEGKLLVWNAGEILYRLK; encoded by the coding sequence ATGGTAATTGGTAAGGGATTGGAGAAGGGGCACTTACTAGAAGAAGAGGTGCTGGAATTTTCCTCAAAAGTGCTTCAAGATATAGAGTTTTCAAGAAAGAAAATTCTTGTTATAATCCCAGATCACACCCGAACAGCTCCTTTACCTCTTTTTTTTAAAGTAATATATGATTTAATTGGAAATAAGGTAAAAAAATTGGATTATCTTATTGCTCTTGGAACTCATCCTCCTTTAAGTGAAGATAGAATCTTGAAACTTATAGGGATTACAAAGGAAGAGAAAGAGAAGAAATATTCTACCATAAACTTTTTTAATCACAAATGGAATGATCCTTCTTCTCTTGTGAGAATAGGGACTATCTCGAAAGAGAAAATTGAAGAGATTACGGAAGGGTTAATAAGGGAAGGAGTGGATGTGGAGATAAATAAAATGGTTTTAGATTATGATATTTTGGTAATTGTAGGACCGACTTTCCCCCACGAAGTTGTGGGATTTTCTGGAGGAAATAAATATTTTTTCCCAGGCATTTCTGGGCCTCGGATTTTAAATTTCTTTCACTGGCTTGGAGCTTTAATAACCAATATGAAAATAAATGGAATAAAAGACACGCCTGTGAGGAAAGTTATAGATCTTGCCTCTTCTTTTATTAAAATTCCGAAGGTTTGTTTTAGTCTTGTTGTTAAAGATGGAAAATTAAGTGGTTTATTTATTGGAACTCCAGAAGAAGCCTGGGATAAAGCAGTGGAGCTTTCTAAAAAACTCCATATAATATATAAAGATAAACCTTTTAAAGAGGTTCTTGGAGTTGCTCCAAAGATGTATGAGGATCTTTGGACAGCAGGAAAAGTTATGTATAAGCTTGAGAATGTTGTAGAGGATGGTGGAGAACTTATAATTTACGCTCCCCACATTACTGAGGTTTCTTACACTCACGGAAAGATTTTAGATAAGGTTGGTTATCATGTAAGAGATTACTTTCTTGCCCAGGAGGAAAAATTTTCCTGGGTTCCTGGAGGGATAAAAGCACATTCTACTCATGTTAAAGGGATTGGAACTTATAAAGATGGGATTGAAAAACCTAGGATAAATGTAATACTTGCTACCGGAATTCCTAAGGAAAGATGTGAACTTATAAATTTGGGATATAGAGATCCAAAGGAGATTGATTTGTCCTCTTGGGAGAATAAAGAAAATGAAGGGAAACTTCTTGTCTGGAATGCAGGAGAAATTTTATATCGCTTAAAATAA
- the gndA gene encoding NADP-dependent phosphogluconate dehydrogenase, with protein sequence MKKKADIGLIGLAVMGENLALNIESKGFTVSVFNRTTSKVDKFLEERAKGKNIIGTHSIQEFVNSIETPRKIILMVKAGSPVDEVISELIPHLSRGDIIIDGGNSFFKDTERRAKEVSERGFLYIGTGISGGEEGALKGPSIMPGGHREAYDAIAPIFKKIAAQVEGEPCCEYMGPGGAGHYVKMVHNGIEYAIMQTIAEIYDLMKDVLKIPIREQAEIFSKWNEGVLGSYLIEITGKVLAKVDEETGKPIVELILDEASQKGTGKWTSQNAMDLGVSIPSIDAAVEARFISACKALRVEASKLLKGPSLTFNGDKEEFLREVHDALYASEIIAYAQGLSLLTAASKEYGFGLKLGDIARIWRGGCIIRSKILGNITEAYEKNPLLPNLLFDDYFREVLNNTQSSLRKVVETAVEFGIPSLVVSSSLAYYDSYRKERLPANLIQAQRDYFGAHTYKRVDKEGIFHTQW encoded by the coding sequence ATGAAGAAGAAAGCAGATATAGGATTGATTGGTCTTGCAGTGATGGGGGAAAATCTTGCTCTTAATATAGAAAGTAAGGGTTTTACTGTTTCTGTATTTAATAGAACAACCTCAAAAGTTGATAAATTTTTGGAGGAAAGGGCTAAGGGAAAAAACATAATTGGAACTCATTCTATCCAGGAATTCGTAAATTCAATTGAAACACCAAGGAAGATTATCTTAATGGTTAAAGCTGGTTCTCCTGTTGATGAGGTGATTAGTGAATTAATTCCTCATCTTTCTAGAGGTGACATTATAATAGATGGAGGAAATTCATTTTTTAAAGATACAGAGAGAAGGGCAAAAGAGGTTAGCGAAAGGGGATTTCTTTATATAGGAACTGGTATAAGTGGAGGAGAAGAAGGTGCTCTAAAAGGACCTTCCATTATGCCTGGAGGTCATAGAGAAGCTTATGATGCTATTGCTCCTATATTTAAAAAGATAGCAGCTCAGGTAGAAGGAGAACCTTGTTGTGAGTACATGGGACCAGGTGGTGCAGGACATTATGTAAAAATGGTTCATAATGGGATTGAATATGCAATTATGCAGACTATTGCAGAGATTTATGATTTAATGAAAGATGTTCTTAAGATACCCATAAGGGAACAAGCAGAAATTTTTTCTAAGTGGAATGAAGGTGTTTTAGGTTCTTATCTTATAGAAATAACTGGGAAAGTTTTAGCTAAAGTAGATGAAGAGACAGGAAAGCCTATTGTGGAGCTTATTCTTGATGAGGCTTCTCAAAAAGGAACAGGGAAATGGACTTCTCAAAATGCTATGGATTTAGGAGTTTCTATTCCTTCAATTGATGCTGCTGTGGAGGCGAGATTTATCTCTGCCTGTAAGGCTTTAAGAGTTGAAGCTTCAAAATTACTAAAAGGTCCGTCTCTTACGTTTAATGGAGATAAGGAGGAATTTTTAAGGGAGGTTCATGATGCTCTTTATGCTTCCGAGATTATTGCTTATGCTCAAGGTCTTTCTCTTTTAACTGCTGCTTCAAAGGAATATGGATTTGGGTTAAAGCTCGGAGACATTGCAAGAATTTGGAGGGGAGGTTGTATAATAAGATCTAAAATATTAGGAAATATAACAGAAGCTTATGAGAAGAATCCTCTCCTTCCAAATTTGTTATTTGATGATTACTTTAGAGAAGTATTAAATAACACACAAAGTTCTCTTAGAAAGGTTGTTGAAACTGCGGTGGAGTTTGGGATTCCTTCTTTAGTGGTTAGCTCTTCTCTTGCTTATTATGATAGTTATAGAAAGGAACGTTTACCTGCAAATCTTATTCAGGCACAAAGGGATTACTTTGGGGCTCATACTTATAAAAGAGTGGATAAAGAAGGAATTTTCCACACCCAATGGTAA
- a CDS encoding SDR family oxidoreductase — MKYFDIEGKVVVITGGAGILCSEIAKAIGEFGGRIAILDISEGGIREVSEDLDKRNIENIGVKTDVENRKSLLEAKEKILKKFGKVDVLINGAGGNKALATTGPNLSFFELQEKAVREVIDLNFLGTFFASQVFGEVIAERGEGVIINISSMSAFSPLTRVPVYSAAKAAVSNFTKWLAVYMSQNYSDKIRVNAIAPGFFLTEQNKFLLIDEKTSKLTERGKAIIEHTPMKRFGIPEDLISTVIWLISPGSKFIHGVVIPIDGGFSAFGGV, encoded by the coding sequence ATGAAATATTTCGATATTGAAGGAAAAGTGGTTGTTATTACAGGGGGAGCCGGTATTCTTTGTTCTGAGATAGCGAAGGCTATTGGTGAGTTCGGAGGAAGAATTGCTATTCTTGATATTTCCGAGGGTGGAATTAGAGAAGTTAGTGAAGATTTAGATAAAAGAAATATTGAAAATATTGGAGTTAAAACAGATGTAGAAAATAGAAAAAGTCTTTTAGAAGCTAAAGAAAAAATTTTAAAAAAATTTGGAAAAGTGGATGTTTTGATAAATGGAGCTGGAGGAAATAAGGCGTTAGCCACTACAGGACCTAATTTGTCTTTCTTTGAGCTTCAAGAGAAAGCTGTAAGAGAGGTGATTGATTTGAATTTTTTAGGGACCTTTTTTGCTTCCCAGGTTTTTGGAGAAGTTATTGCTGAAAGAGGAGAAGGAGTTATTATAAACATATCTTCAATGTCAGCCTTTAGTCCTCTTACTAGAGTTCCTGTTTATTCTGCTGCAAAAGCTGCTGTAAGTAATTTTACAAAATGGCTTGCAGTATATATGTCTCAAAATTACTCAGATAAAATAAGGGTGAATGCAATTGCTCCTGGGTTTTTTTTGACCGAACAGAATAAATTTTTACTGATAGATGAGAAAACCTCTAAATTGACAGAAAGAGGAAAAGCTATAATTGAACATACTCCAATGAAAAGATTTGGGATCCCGGAGGATCTTATTTCTACAGTGATTTGGTTAATTTCTCCAGGGTCAAAGTTTATTCATGGAGTAGTTATCCCTATTGATGGGGGGTTCTCCGCTTTTGGAGGTGTTTAG